A window from Hoeflea sp. IMCC20628 encodes these proteins:
- a CDS encoding DUF2207 domain-containing protein, protein MKSILTAISALLFALMMTGGSLAREEIRNFQADIEVRADASIEVTETITVNAEGIDIRRGIYRDIPLRTLDDWGLWAENGFDLIEVLHNGQPVPYSTEWQGRFFRIYIGDEEVYIPRGEHTYTIRYVTTKQLRFFDGYDELYWNVTGNFWTFPILSSVATVRLPEGVRAEQLEAYTGGFGDTGKDYVASGEGRSEVRFDMTKTLGPEQGMTIAVGFTKGVVTPDAEGEGMLGSNAGIFLLLLGWLAVPVYFLFAWNKVGRDPPSPPVIPLFHPPEKLSPAALSFAHFNGFKTGKKGVGLPFIAALLSLGVKRFLRIEEDAGGTVTLLRGTAADQPNPPALPGGENALYSGLLKNREEMILDKQNGPALQSAVTSLRSAISAEYQGKYYKSNIGWYIPGAILAIATFIIGLVLQDPPEDGMLYLIPVVMTSLFGGGMWIAGRSLFKERGTGSRIMGGILIVIGAGVFLIGFVVVSVPSDLPVYRLAAILLIIGIVVMIMMTWLLGAPTPIGAKVLTDIKGFKLYLETAETNRLNMRDAPEMSEELFERFLPYAAGLGVEKPWSEAWAAQLARIAPDRQNDYQPQWYHGNSWSPGNIGAAAASSVAAVSAAMAASMPAPKSSSGSGGGGSSGGGGGGGGGGGW, encoded by the coding sequence ATGAAATCGATTTTGACCGCCATTTCCGCATTGTTGTTCGCGCTCATGATGACGGGCGGATCTTTGGCGCGGGAAGAAATCCGCAACTTCCAGGCCGACATCGAAGTTCGGGCCGACGCATCGATCGAAGTCACCGAGACCATCACCGTCAATGCGGAAGGAATCGACATCCGCCGCGGCATCTATCGCGACATCCCGCTACGCACGCTGGATGACTGGGGCCTGTGGGCGGAAAATGGCTTCGATCTCATCGAGGTTCTGCACAATGGCCAGCCGGTGCCTTACAGCACCGAATGGCAGGGCCGCTTTTTCCGTATCTATATCGGCGACGAAGAAGTCTATATCCCGCGCGGCGAACACACCTACACGATCCGCTATGTGACCACGAAGCAATTACGATTCTTCGATGGTTATGACGAACTCTACTGGAATGTGACCGGCAATTTCTGGACCTTCCCGATTCTATCGTCTGTCGCCACGGTGCGCTTGCCCGAGGGCGTCCGCGCTGAACAGCTGGAAGCCTATACCGGAGGATTCGGAGATACCGGAAAAGACTACGTAGCGTCCGGCGAAGGCCGCTCGGAAGTCCGCTTCGACATGACAAAAACGCTGGGCCCCGAACAGGGCATGACCATCGCGGTCGGCTTCACCAAAGGCGTGGTCACGCCGGATGCCGAAGGCGAAGGGATGCTGGGCAGCAATGCCGGGATATTCCTGTTGCTGCTGGGCTGGCTCGCAGTGCCGGTCTATTTCCTGTTCGCCTGGAACAAGGTCGGTCGCGATCCGCCGTCTCCTCCGGTGATTCCGTTGTTCCATCCGCCGGAAAAACTGTCGCCCGCTGCCTTGTCCTTTGCGCATTTCAACGGCTTCAAGACCGGCAAGAAGGGCGTCGGTCTGCCGTTCATCGCAGCGCTTTTGTCGCTTGGTGTGAAACGGTTCCTGCGCATTGAAGAAGATGCAGGCGGTACCGTCACGCTGCTGCGTGGAACCGCTGCAGACCAGCCAAACCCGCCGGCTCTGCCCGGCGGCGAGAATGCGCTGTATTCCGGCCTGCTGAAGAACCGCGAGGAAATGATTCTCGACAAGCAAAATGGCCCGGCGCTGCAAAGCGCCGTCACCAGTCTGCGCTCTGCGATTTCTGCGGAGTATCAAGGCAAATACTACAAGTCCAATATCGGCTGGTACATTCCAGGCGCTATCCTCGCCATTGCCACCTTCATCATCGGTCTGGTGCTTCAGGACCCGCCGGAGGATGGCATGCTCTATCTCATTCCGGTGGTGATGACGTCGCTGTTTGGCGGCGGTATGTGGATAGCCGGACGTTCCTTGTTCAAGGAGCGAGGAACCGGGAGCCGGATCATGGGCGGAATCCTGATCGTGATCGGCGCCGGCGTTTTTCTGATCGGGTTCGTCGTTGTGTCTGTCCCCAGCGATTTGCCGGTCTACCGTCTGGCTGCTATCCTGCTCATAATCGGCATTGTCGTCATGATTATGATGACTTGGCTTCTGGGCGCACCGACCCCGATTGGCGCCAAGGTTCTGACCGACATCAAGGGTTTCAAGCTCTATCTCGAAACGGCTGAAACCAATCGGCTGAACATGCGTGATGCGCCCGAAATGTCGGAAGAGCTATTCGAGCGGTTTCTGCCCTATGCAGCGGGCCTTGGGGTCGAAAAACCCTGGTCGGAAGCCTGGGCCGCGCAACTGGCCCGCATCGCGCCCGATCGTCAGAACGACTATCAGCCGCAATGGTATCACGGCAATTCCTGGTCGCCGGGCAATATAGGTGCTGCCGCAGCATCTTCGGTTGCGGCCGTGTCCGCAGCCATGGCTGCCTCTATGCCTGCACCCAAAAGCTCATCCGGCTCCGGCGGTGGTGGGTCTTCCGGCGGCGGCGGTGGCGGTGGCGGTGGCGGCGGCTGGTAG
- the aroA gene encoding 3-phosphoshikimate 1-carboxyvinyltransferase has product MKTEKLTIVPPRHVLSGVVNPPGSKSITNRALLLAGLANGTSRLTGALKSDDTRYMAEALRAMGVGVEEPEDTVFVVTGNGGLSAPAAPLFLGNAGTAVRFLPAAIAALVTGEVIVDGDEHMHKRPITPLVTALTSLGVDIEAPTGCPPVTIRGTGGFTSHHAVIDAGLSSQYVSALLMAGPCAGKPFIVELAGDDIGARGYIDLTLAAMRAFGATVEQVTPANWRIEPTGYRAADFHIEPDASAATYLWGAEALTGGHIDIGTQAADFTQPDATAFEVISAFPDMPAVIDGSQMQDAIPTIAVLAAFNRSPVRFVGISNLRVKECDRVRALSLGLNAIRPGLAREEGDDLIVNGDPALAGQTLPADIDTFADHRIAMSFALAGLKIDGITILDPRCVGKTYPGYWDALASLGVTYRQDIPR; this is encoded by the coding sequence ATGAAAACTGAAAAACTGACGATCGTGCCACCAAGGCATGTTCTTTCGGGCGTGGTCAATCCTCCGGGATCTAAGTCGATCACCAATCGCGCCCTGTTGCTGGCTGGTCTCGCCAATGGCACCAGCCGGCTCACAGGCGCGCTCAAGAGCGATGACACCCGCTATATGGCCGAGGCATTGCGCGCCATGGGTGTCGGCGTTGAAGAACCGGAAGACACGGTCTTTGTCGTGACCGGGAATGGCGGCCTCAGCGCCCCCGCTGCTCCGCTGTTTCTTGGCAATGCAGGTACGGCGGTACGGTTTCTGCCCGCCGCCATTGCAGCGCTTGTCACTGGTGAGGTGATTGTTGATGGCGATGAGCACATGCACAAGCGGCCCATCACCCCGTTGGTGACCGCGCTGACATCGCTTGGCGTTGATATCGAGGCGCCCACGGGCTGTCCGCCGGTAACCATTCGCGGCACTGGCGGCTTTACCTCGCATCACGCCGTCATCGACGCCGGGTTGTCGAGCCAATATGTCTCCGCGCTGCTGATGGCCGGACCTTGCGCGGGCAAGCCGTTCATTGTCGAACTTGCCGGCGATGACATCGGCGCGCGTGGTTATATAGATCTGACGCTCGCGGCGATGCGGGCATTCGGCGCCACCGTCGAACAGGTCACGCCGGCAAACTGGCGGATTGAACCAACCGGTTACCGCGCTGCTGATTTTCATATCGAGCCGGACGCCTCGGCCGCCACCTATCTGTGGGGTGCCGAAGCACTCACCGGCGGCCATATTGATATCGGCACCCAGGCTGCGGATTTCACCCAGCCCGATGCCACGGCCTTCGAGGTGATTTCTGCCTTTCCCGACATGCCCGCCGTGATCGACGGTTCGCAGATGCAGGACGCCATTCCCACCATCGCGGTTCTTGCCGCGTTCAATCGCTCACCGGTGCGCTTCGTCGGCATATCCAATCTGCGCGTCAAGGAATGCGACCGGGTGCGCGCGCTGTCGCTGGGTCTCAATGCCATCCGTCCAGGGCTCGCCCGCGAGGAGGGAGATGATCTCATCGTCAATGGCGATCCGGCTCTGGCCGGCCAGACATTGCCGGCCGACATCGACACCTTTGCCGATCACCGGATTGCCATGAGCTTTGCGCTTGCCGGTCTGAAAATTGACGGCATTACCATTCTTGATCCGAGATGCGTCGGCAAGACCTATCCCGGCTACTGGGATGCGCTGGCCTCTCTTGGGGTCACATACAGGCAGGATATTCCGCGATGA
- a CDS encoding LemA family protein — protein MGTWIFLAVLVGIVLYAISLYNTLVKNRQMAGEGWSGIDVQLKRRADLIPNLLEAVKGYMSHEKGLLEEVTRLRSQAVSASSGSPAQRSGIESALSGALGKLMAVAESYPDLKASENFKEFQQALEETENEISMSRRYYNGAVRNLNVSVETFPSTLIARQFGFVKAEYFEIEDEGDRAVPTVKF, from the coding sequence ATGGGTACTTGGATTTTTTTGGCGGTGCTGGTCGGCATCGTGCTTTACGCGATTTCGCTTTACAACACGCTGGTCAAGAACCGTCAGATGGCGGGCGAAGGCTGGAGCGGTATCGACGTTCAGCTCAAGCGTCGCGCTGATCTGATCCCAAATCTGCTCGAGGCCGTCAAGGGCTACATGTCCCACGAAAAGGGACTTCTGGAAGAAGTCACCCGGCTGCGCAGCCAGGCGGTTTCCGCCAGCAGTGGTTCGCCGGCGCAGCGCTCCGGCATCGAGAGCGCGCTTAGCGGCGCACTGGGCAAGCTGATGGCGGTTGCCGAAAGCTATCCCGACCTCAAGGCCAGCGAAAATTTCAAGGAATTCCAGCAGGCGTTGGAGGAAACTGAAAACGAGATCTCGATGTCGCGTCGCTACTACAATGGCGCTGTGCGCAACCTCAATGTGTCGGTGGAAACCTTTCCCTCGACGCTGATCGCCAGGCAATTCGGCTTCGTCAAGGCCGAGTATTTCGAGATCGAGGACGAGGGCGACCGCGCGGTTCCGACGGTTAAATTCTGA
- a CDS encoding sensor domain-containing diguanylate cyclase, giving the protein MSNPESAVFDLAPVAMWIEDFSDVKQQFDHWRAEGVTDLRAYLNADVARVAMCANLIKVVQVNAKTLDLFEAESFEHLVDNLPVIFNNEMFENHIHELTELWDGKTEFSSNAINYSLSGRRMDIQLKGVVMPGHESTLKRILLTTEDVTQREDARRNEIRSRRYAEGLLEHSPVSLWVEDFSEIKLLMEEVRHRGIVDFRVFIDVHPEFVRQCMSEIRIIDVNQATLDLFCAPDLQTLLQRQEDIFRDEMEKPFKEQLIDLWDGKFFHHREVVNYALDGSVRHILLNFSVLPGHEEDWSLVQVALTDISARKKAEAYLEYLGKHDVLTKLHNRAFYTDELNRLERKSLRPVSAIAMDLNGLKEANDQLGHDAGDTLLRRFGEVLNGVVTRPNHAARIGGDEFTVLMPGADRKEAETLVEMIRELLHINNQFYSNAPLSVSFGLATSRDGETMEAMIKRADLAMYEDKRAFRSRHASSSRGQTAKPISAT; this is encoded by the coding sequence ATGAGTAATCCTGAATCCGCCGTTTTCGATCTTGCACCCGTGGCGATGTGGATCGAGGATTTCAGCGACGTAAAGCAGCAGTTCGATCATTGGCGGGCCGAGGGTGTGACGGACCTGCGGGCCTATCTCAATGCAGACGTTGCGCGCGTTGCGATGTGCGCAAATCTGATCAAAGTTGTTCAGGTGAATGCCAAAACCCTCGACCTGTTTGAAGCGGAGAGTTTTGAGCATCTCGTCGATAACCTGCCGGTCATCTTCAACAATGAGATGTTTGAGAATCACATTCACGAGCTAACGGAGCTGTGGGACGGGAAAACCGAGTTCTCCAGCAACGCGATCAATTATTCGCTGTCTGGAAGGCGCATGGATATCCAGCTCAAGGGCGTGGTCATGCCCGGCCATGAGAGCACGCTGAAGCGCATTCTGCTGACGACCGAGGACGTCACCCAGCGCGAGGATGCGCGTCGCAACGAGATCCGGAGCCGCCGATATGCCGAGGGGCTGCTTGAACACTCGCCGGTGTCACTCTGGGTTGAGGACTTCAGCGAGATCAAGCTGTTGATGGAGGAGGTTCGCCATCGCGGCATTGTCGACTTCCGCGTTTTCATCGATGTGCATCCGGAGTTTGTCCGTCAATGCATGAGCGAGATCCGCATCATCGATGTCAATCAGGCGACGCTGGACCTGTTCTGCGCGCCGGACCTGCAGACGCTGTTGCAGCGCCAGGAAGATATTTTCCGCGACGAGATGGAAAAACCGTTCAAGGAGCAACTGATCGACCTTTGGGATGGCAAGTTTTTCCATCATCGTGAGGTTGTCAATTATGCGCTCGATGGATCAGTGCGTCACATCCTGCTCAACTTCTCGGTCCTGCCCGGCCATGAAGAGGACTGGTCGCTGGTCCAGGTCGCGCTCACCGACATTTCGGCGCGCAAGAAGGCGGAAGCCTATCTTGAATATCTGGGCAAGCACGACGTGCTGACCAAGCTTCACAATCGCGCATTCTACACCGACGAACTCAACCGGCTGGAACGCAAATCACTGCGGCCCGTCTCGGCCATCGCCATGGATCTCAACGGGCTCAAGGAAGCAAACGACCAACTTGGGCACGACGCTGGCGACACATTGCTGCGCCGGTTTGGCGAAGTGCTGAACGGAGTTGTGACGCGCCCCAATCACGCAGCACGAATCGGCGGTGATGAGTTCACTGTGCTGATGCCCGGTGCTGACCGGAAAGAAGCGGAAACGCTGGTCGAGATGATCCGCGAACTGCTGCATATCAACAATCAGTTCTACTCCAATGCACCGCTGAGCGTTTCCTTCGGCCTGGCGACAAGCCGGGATGGCGAAACCATGGAAGCCATGATCAAGCGCGCGGATCTTGCCATGTACGAAGACAAGCGGGCCTTTCGCAGCCGACATGCGTCCAGTTCGCGCGGTCAGACGGCAAAACCGATATCCGCAACGTGA
- a CDS encoding IS66 family transposase — protein sequence MDRTDLQQLSKDELIEMVLRLQRPAKDSRTSSKPPSTDKKEKRVNSRPGGAKPGHEPHNRVLADFADMFRDHEPTACKRCGHAFSGDDTMVLAGAYDEIDIPAIRPHVTRHRRFSCHCPQCGTTTKATAPAVATATPFGPGIHALAIYLKSFHALSYERLSGVFMDIFGLHASEGAIMNMFARSRPSFQATAQAAKASLRAARVVASDETGVRIEGTNAQHWVFHCKDAVVHQPDYSRAARVVHETMGGHVPEVWISDRYSAQQSHGHRHQTCLAHLARDTAFALEHGEDDLPLRFQLWFGRVFDFARAISTFAASTVASKKRKFDKQLAGLLCAPTSCDLAQKLQAKIGRARDQLLTFCDYPGEVDVTNNTSERKLRPWVIQRKVTNGYRAMWAAQAEANIRTTVDTARLKGANPFQVIASVLA from the coding sequence ATGGATCGGACTGATTTGCAGCAGCTGAGCAAGGACGAATTGATCGAGATGGTGCTTCGGCTCCAACGGCCTGCCAAGGATTCTCGGACGTCTTCCAAGCCGCCCTCTACGGACAAGAAAGAGAAACGCGTCAACTCACGACCGGGTGGAGCCAAGCCCGGGCATGAACCCCACAATAGGGTGCTGGCGGATTTTGCCGACATGTTTCGCGATCATGAACCGACCGCCTGCAAGAGATGCGGCCATGCGTTTTCCGGTGATGATACGATGGTGCTGGCCGGGGCCTATGACGAGATCGATATTCCTGCGATCCGTCCTCATGTCACCCGGCATCGGCGTTTTTCCTGTCATTGCCCGCAATGCGGCACGACGACAAAAGCCACCGCACCTGCCGTGGCAACCGCAACGCCGTTCGGGCCAGGCATTCACGCGCTGGCGATCTACCTCAAGAGTTTCCATGCATTGTCTTACGAACGCCTGAGCGGTGTGTTCATGGATATCTTCGGCCTCCATGCGAGCGAGGGCGCGATCATGAACATGTTTGCCCGCTCCCGTCCGAGCTTCCAGGCCACAGCACAGGCCGCCAAGGCCAGCCTTCGAGCCGCCCGCGTTGTCGCCAGCGACGAAACCGGTGTGCGTATTGAGGGCACAAATGCCCAACACTGGGTTTTTCATTGCAAGGATGCCGTTGTCCACCAGCCCGATTACTCCCGTGCAGCACGGGTCGTTCACGAGACCATGGGCGGCCATGTCCCCGAGGTATGGATATCTGATCGGTATTCAGCCCAGCAATCTCACGGCCATCGACATCAAACCTGCCTTGCACATTTGGCGCGTGATACAGCCTTTGCGCTGGAACATGGCGAGGATGATCTCCCTCTTCGCTTCCAGCTTTGGTTTGGCCGTGTGTTTGATTTCGCCAGAGCCATAAGCACATTCGCTGCGTCTACCGTCGCAAGCAAGAAGCGCAAATTCGATAAACAGCTTGCCGGGCTTCTATGCGCCCCGACTTCATGCGACCTGGCCCAAAAGCTCCAGGCCAAGATCGGGCGGGCCCGCGATCAGCTGCTGACGTTTTGCGACTATCCCGGAGAAGTCGATGTCACCAACAACACATCTGAGCGAAAGCTCCGTCCATGGGTCATTCAGCGAAAGGTGACAAACGGATATCGCGCCATGTGGGCCGCCCAAGCCGAAGCGAACATACGCACGACAGTCGATACCGCACGCCTCAAAGGCGCAAACCCCTTCCAGGTCATCGCATCCGTCCTGGCATAG
- a CDS encoding glycine--tRNA ligase subunit alpha: MTTAIPDHMQPTRSFQALILALHRYWADYGCVVLQPYDMEVGAGTFHPATTLRSLGPKPWNAAYVQPSRRPKDGRYGENPNRLQHYYQYQVILKPNPSNLQELYLGSLAAIGVDPLLHDIRFVEDDWESPTLGAWGLGWECWCDGMEVSQFTYFQQVCGIECAPVAGELTYGLERLAMYVQGVDNVYDLNFNGREGAEKVTYGDVFLQAEQEYSRYNFEMADTAILLKHFEDAEKECEAILNAGAPSEPGALHKCVLPAYDQCIKASHVFNLLDARGVISVTERQGYILRVRNLSRQCGEAFLLTDAGGANFLQAAE; the protein is encoded by the coding sequence ATGACCACAGCCATTCCAGATCACATGCAGCCCACCCGCTCGTTTCAGGCGCTCATCCTCGCGCTGCATCGGTATTGGGCCGATTATGGCTGCGTTGTGCTTCAGCCCTACGATATGGAAGTTGGTGCAGGCACGTTCCACCCGGCGACGACATTGCGCTCGCTCGGCCCCAAGCCATGGAACGCAGCCTATGTGCAGCCCTCGCGCCGTCCGAAAGACGGTCGCTATGGTGAAAACCCCAACCGGCTGCAGCATTATTATCAGTATCAGGTGATCCTGAAGCCCAATCCGTCCAATCTGCAGGAGCTCTATCTCGGCTCGCTTGCTGCCATCGGTGTCGATCCGCTGCTGCATGACATCCGCTTTGTCGAGGACGACTGGGAGAGCCCGACGCTTGGCGCCTGGGGGCTTGGCTGGGAGTGCTGGTGCGACGGCATGGAAGTCAGCCAGTTCACCTATTTCCAGCAGGTCTGCGGTATCGAATGCGCGCCCGTAGCCGGCGAACTGACCTACGGCCTCGAGCGGCTGGCGATGTATGTGCAGGGCGTCGATAATGTCTATGATCTCAATTTCAACGGCCGCGAAGGCGCAGAGAAGGTGACCTATGGCGATGTCTTCCTGCAGGCCGAGCAGGAATATTCGCGCTACAATTTCGAGATGGCCGACACCGCCATCCTGCTCAAGCATTTCGAGGACGCCGAAAAGGAATGCGAAGCCATCCTGAATGCCGGTGCGCCGTCCGAGCCCGGCGCGCTGCACAAATGCGTGCTGCCGGCCTATGACCAGTGCATCAAGGCAAGCCATGTCTTCAACCTGCTCGATGCCCGCGGTGTCATTTCAGTGACCGAACGCCAGGGCTATATTTTGCGCGTGCGCAACCTGTCGCGCCAATGCGGTGAAGCATTTCTGCTTACCGACGCAGGCGGTGCCAATTTCCTGCAGGCAGCCGAGTAG
- a CDS encoding S49 family peptidase, translating into MVSLNSFFPARFRKDVTVIPVVRLHGAIMAGGNQFRQNLNIATVAPLLARAFADKRAPAVAIMINSPGGSPVQSRLIYKRIRDLAAEKNKKVLMFVEDVAASGGYMIACAGDEIIADPSSIVGSIGVISASFGFTGLIDKIGVERRVYTAGENKSLLDPFKPENPEDIAYLKELQLEIHKVFIDLVKEGRGARLGDDPDMFTGKFWTGMRGKDLGLVDELGDIRAALRARFGDKVRMRLVSAQRGLFGRRVPGVSAGMAAGAIAGIGEAGLNTLEERALWSRYGL; encoded by the coding sequence ATGGTCTCTTTGAATTCATTTTTCCCGGCCCGTTTCCGCAAGGATGTGACCGTCATCCCGGTGGTGCGGCTGCATGGGGCGATCATGGCGGGCGGAAACCAGTTCCGCCAGAACCTCAACATCGCCACCGTTGCTCCGTTACTGGCGCGCGCATTTGCAGACAAGCGGGCGCCTGCGGTGGCGATCATGATCAATTCGCCGGGTGGATCTCCGGTTCAATCGCGGCTGATCTACAAGCGCATTCGCGACCTGGCCGCGGAAAAGAACAAGAAGGTGCTGATGTTTGTCGAGGATGTGGCAGCCTCCGGTGGCTACATGATCGCCTGCGCCGGAGACGAGATCATCGCCGATCCATCATCTATCGTCGGTTCGATCGGGGTGATTTCCGCCAGTTTTGGCTTCACCGGACTGATAGACAAGATCGGCGTCGAGCGCCGGGTTTATACTGCAGGCGAAAACAAGTCATTGCTCGACCCGTTCAAGCCGGAAAATCCGGAAGATATCGCCTATCTCAAGGAGCTTCAGCTCGAAATCCACAAGGTCTTCATCGATCTGGTCAAGGAAGGCCGCGGCGCGCGTCTGGGCGATGACCCCGATATGTTCACCGGAAAATTCTGGACCGGGATGCGCGGCAAGGATCTGGGTCTGGTTGATGAGTTGGGCGACATCCGCGCGGCCTTGCGCGCCCGCTTTGGCGACAAGGTCAGGATGCGGCTGGTCAGCGCCCAGCGCGGCCTGTTCGGTCGTCGTGTGCCTGGAGTCAGTGCCGGCATGGCGGCGGGTGCTATTGCAGGGATCGGCGAAGCAGGGTTGAATACGCTTGAAGAACGCGCACTTTGGTCGCGTTACGGGCTCTAG
- a CDS encoding methyltransferase — translation METSGAVREPGSPDYSVDAFHDGGFHLLQPLGSGHRAGMDAMLLAATVPEGARGALADLGAGAGAAGLAAAARLPDLSVVLVERSPVMADFARRSLVLTENAHLVARAQVIEADVALHGNQRRSAGLPDYAYEYVIMNPPFNSGRDRQTPDPLKAEAHAMEIDDLFERWLRTAGAILKPGGQVSIIARPESVSDILLALGKRFGGVEITPVCPRDGDDSIRILVTAIKGSRARLSFRDRIVVHDGAGNGLSELMKQLSNGQSAWPRRIKAKPPK, via the coding sequence CTGGAAACCTCGGGGGCAGTCCGGGAGCCCGGTTCGCCGGACTATTCTGTTGATGCGTTCCACGATGGTGGCTTCCATCTGCTGCAGCCACTGGGGTCGGGACACCGTGCCGGGATGGATGCCATGCTGCTGGCTGCGACCGTTCCGGAAGGAGCGCGCGGAGCGCTTGCCGATCTGGGAGCGGGAGCGGGTGCTGCGGGCCTTGCCGCAGCCGCGAGATTGCCGGACCTGAGTGTGGTTCTGGTCGAACGTTCGCCCGTCATGGCGGATTTTGCACGACGGTCATTGGTACTGACCGAAAACGCCCATCTCGTGGCCCGGGCGCAGGTGATTGAGGCCGATGTCGCGCTTCACGGAAATCAGCGCCGGTCCGCCGGTCTGCCGGACTATGCCTATGAGTATGTGATCATGAACCCGCCCTTCAATTCGGGCAGGGACCGGCAGACACCTGATCCGCTCAAGGCAGAGGCCCATGCCATGGAGATCGATGATCTGTTCGAGCGCTGGCTTCGGACCGCGGGGGCGATTCTCAAACCCGGTGGCCAGGTGTCCATCATCGCCCGTCCCGAATCGGTGTCCGATATCCTGCTGGCGCTGGGCAAACGCTTCGGCGGCGTTGAAATCACGCCGGTCTGTCCGCGTGACGGCGATGATTCGATCCGTATCCTCGTCACCGCCATCAAGGGCAGCCGCGCCCGGTTGAGTTTTCGCGACCGGATTGTTGTTCACGACGGCGCGGGAAACGGTCTTTCCGAGCTGATGAAACAGTTGAGCAATGGCCAGTCCGCCTGGCCCCGTCGCATCAAGGCCAAGCCGCCAAAATAG
- a CDS encoding DUF2007 domain-containing protein produces the protein MHDLIRTNDPVLISFVESLMRDAGIGCMVADSGMSILEGSVGIIPRRILVDPQQAGQARRIVIDAGLENELRPWIDSDAAT, from the coding sequence ATGCACGATCTCATCCGCACCAATGACCCGGTTCTGATTTCTTTTGTCGAAAGCCTGATGCGCGATGCCGGCATTGGCTGCATGGTCGCTGACAGCGGCATGAGCATTCTCGAGGGATCAGTCGGCATCATTCCCCGGCGAATTCTGGTCGATCCGCAACAGGCAGGTCAGGCCCGCCGCATCGTCATTGATGCCGGATTGGAAAACGAGCTCCGGCCCTGGATCGACAGTGACGCGGCGACCTGA
- a CDS encoding polyprenyl synthetase family protein: MGVVISLEDGKQRDASVKPLVASTRADMERVNQLILSKAGSDVAMIPEVANHLISSGGKRLRPMLTLASATMFGYTGEHHVKLATSVEFMHTATLLHDDVVDESDLRRGRSTARMIWGNQASVLVGDFLLGQAFRMMVEVGSLEALDVLSTAASVIAEGEVLQLSVAKNMETTEDDYLAVIKSKTAALFSAACEVGPIIAGVSKAERNALRSYGMNLGLAFQLIDDVLDYGGSAHDLGKNVGDDFREGKITLPVVLAYRRGTESERAFWRDAIEGGNSDEQALEKAKGLIAKYGSLKDTTARAEHYASIARDALAPLPDTEEKAALLEVIAFCVNRAS; the protein is encoded by the coding sequence TTGGGCGTAGTCATTTCACTGGAAGATGGAAAACAAAGAGACGCATCCGTCAAACCGCTGGTTGCCAGTACCCGCGCCGACATGGAGCGCGTCAACCAGCTGATTCTGTCCAAGGCAGGCTCCGATGTGGCGATGATCCCGGAGGTGGCCAACCACCTTATTTCCTCGGGAGGCAAGCGACTGCGGCCGATGCTGACGCTGGCTTCGGCAACGATGTTTGGCTACACCGGCGAACATCATGTCAAGCTCGCCACCTCGGTGGAGTTCATGCACACGGCGACGCTGCTGCATGACGATGTGGTTGACGAGAGCGATCTGAGGCGTGGACGTTCCACCGCGCGGATGATCTGGGGCAATCAGGCAAGCGTGCTGGTCGGTGATTTCCTGCTTGGACAGGCCTTCCGGATGATGGTCGAGGTGGGTTCGCTCGAAGCGCTGGACGTGCTGTCGACCGCCGCATCGGTGATCGCCGAGGGTGAAGTGCTGCAATTGTCGGTCGCCAAGAACATGGAAACGACCGAAGATGATTATCTGGCCGTCATCAAATCCAAGACAGCCGCACTGTTTTCGGCTGCCTGTGAAGTCGGCCCCATCATTGCCGGCGTCAGCAAGGCAGAGCGCAACGCGCTGAGGTCTTACGGAATGAATCTCGGCCTGGCGTTTCAGCTTATTGACGATGTGCTTGATTATGGTGGATCGGCCCACGACCTGGGCAAGAATGTCGGCGACGACTTCCGCGAAGGCAAGATCACCCTGCCCGTAGTGCTGGCCTATCGCCGCGGAACCGAATCAGAACGGGCGTTCTGGCGTGACGCGATCGAGGGCGGAAACAGCGATGAGCAAGCGCTGGAAAAGGCCAAGGGCCTGATTGCCAAATATGGCAGCCTGAAAGACACCACTGCCCGGGCCGAACATTATGCTTCCATCGCGCGTGATGCGCTGGCGCCGTTGCCGGACACCGAAGAAAAGGCAGCGCTGTTGGAAGTCATCGCATTTTGCGTGAACCGCGCCAGCTAA